In the genome of Cupriavidus taiwanensis, one region contains:
- a CDS encoding efflux RND transporter periplasmic adaptor subunit, with protein MAMSKQQRAAVVAILVAGLLGGAAILFTGKGGSTSGEAAHGHAEHGDEHGHEHGKEDDKAEAKAGGKADSHAGASTPAAQAQAEGKPHVIALTPAQIEQAGIGMATAAAAALRSSVDFPGEIRFNDDRTAHVVPRVAGVAQAVPANLGQPVRKGEVLALIASTTVAEQRSELLAAQKREALARATYAREKTLWQEKISAEQDYQQARTALEEAQIAVQNARQKLTAIGAAERGGAGGALNQFALRAPFDGIVVEKHLSLGEAVKEDASVFTISDLGSVWAEFVVSARDLDRVRVGEAVTVRSSASATQAEGKVSYVGALLGEQTRTAKARVTLANPGTAWRPGLFVTVSVLGAPVQVPVTVAADAVQQVDGQSVVFVAVPDGFAARPVRTGRTDGKLVEVTQGLQAGARYAAANSFILKSELGKASAGHEH; from the coding sequence ATGGCAATGAGCAAGCAACAACGGGCCGCGGTGGTGGCCATCCTGGTCGCGGGGCTTTTGGGCGGCGCGGCGATACTGTTCACCGGCAAGGGCGGCAGCACCAGCGGCGAGGCCGCGCACGGGCATGCCGAGCATGGCGACGAGCACGGGCACGAGCATGGCAAGGAGGACGACAAGGCGGAGGCCAAGGCAGGGGGCAAGGCCGATTCACATGCCGGCGCGAGCACGCCCGCGGCGCAAGCGCAGGCGGAAGGCAAGCCGCACGTGATCGCGCTGACGCCCGCGCAGATCGAGCAGGCCGGCATCGGCATGGCCACCGCCGCGGCCGCGGCGCTGCGCAGCAGCGTCGATTTCCCCGGCGAGATCCGCTTCAACGATGACCGCACCGCGCACGTGGTGCCGCGCGTCGCGGGCGTGGCGCAGGCGGTGCCGGCCAACCTGGGCCAGCCGGTGCGCAAGGGCGAGGTGCTGGCGCTGATCGCCAGCACCACGGTGGCGGAGCAGCGCAGCGAACTGCTGGCCGCGCAGAAGCGCGAGGCGCTGGCGCGGGCCACTTATGCGCGCGAGAAGACGCTGTGGCAGGAAAAGATCTCCGCCGAGCAGGACTACCAGCAGGCGCGCACGGCGCTGGAAGAGGCGCAGATCGCGGTGCAGAACGCGCGCCAGAAGCTCACCGCGATCGGCGCCGCCGAGCGCGGCGGGGCCGGCGGCGCGCTGAACCAGTTCGCGCTGCGCGCGCCGTTCGACGGCATCGTGGTCGAGAAGCACCTGTCGCTGGGTGAAGCGGTCAAGGAAGACGCCAGCGTTTTCACGATCTCGGACCTGGGTTCGGTCTGGGCCGAGTTCGTGGTGTCCGCGCGCGACCTGGACCGGGTGCGCGTGGGCGAGGCGGTGACGGTGCGCTCCAGCGCCTCCGCCACGCAGGCCGAAGGCAAGGTGTCCTACGTCGGCGCCTTGCTGGGCGAGCAGACCCGCACCGCCAAGGCGCGCGTGACGCTGGCCAATCCGGGCACGGCATGGCGCCCGGGGCTGTTTGTCACGGTCAGCGTGCTGGGCGCGCCGGTGCAGGTGCCGGTGACGGTCGCGGCCGACGCGGTGCAGCAGGTCGATGGCCAGAGCGTGGTGTTCGTCGCGGTGCCGGACGGGTTTGCGGCGCGGCCGGTCAGGACCGGGCGCACCGACGGCAAGCTGGTGGAGGTGACCCAGGGCCTGCAGGCCGGCGCGCGCTACGCCGCGGCCAACAGCTTCATCCTCAAGTCCGAGCTGGGCAAGGCCAGCGCCGGGCATGAGCACTGA
- a CDS encoding TolC family protein: MRRLLLPLGLAAVLSSPFPGVAQTPPAAVALPPAAAPAGALAPILTLDAALALAEAGSFTLSAAGKELDATEGDLIQSRVIPNPELAVSMEDTRKASRSTTGQVNLPIELGGKRAARIGLAERGRELAQAELGSTRAGLRATVIARFFGVLVAQERVRLAEGSVGIASQAADAAGRRVAAGKVAPLEATRARVEQANAELELAEATGALQSARQSLAALWGDSVPRFAQAQGDLDALPSRPAPAALQAALEDSPLLEASRLAAERSRAEVAVQRSRQYPDVTVSLGAKRDNEANRNMAVLGVAIPLPLFDRNQGNLYAALRRADGAQDAHAATRVRLQGELQQASTQLSVSRAAAQTLQASVLPAAEQAYAAASRGFEAGKFNFLDVLDAQRTLFQARIRYLDVLARTYDAAASIDRILGH; this comes from the coding sequence ATGCGAAGACTTTTGCTGCCGCTCGGGCTGGCGGCCGTGTTATCCAGCCCATTCCCCGGCGTCGCGCAGACGCCGCCCGCCGCCGTGGCGCTGCCACCGGCTGCCGCGCCGGCCGGCGCACTGGCCCCTATCCTGACCCTCGATGCCGCACTGGCGCTGGCTGAAGCCGGCAGCTTCACGCTGTCCGCCGCCGGCAAGGAGCTTGACGCCACCGAAGGCGACCTGATCCAGTCGCGCGTCATCCCCAATCCGGAACTGGCGGTGTCGATGGAAGACACGCGCAAGGCCTCGCGCTCGACCACCGGGCAGGTCAACCTGCCGATCGAACTCGGCGGCAAGCGCGCCGCGCGCATCGGCCTGGCCGAGCGCGGGCGCGAGCTGGCGCAGGCCGAGCTGGGCAGCACCCGCGCCGGGCTGCGCGCCACGGTGATCGCGCGCTTCTTCGGCGTGCTGGTGGCGCAGGAGCGCGTCCGCCTGGCCGAAGGTTCGGTCGGCATCGCCAGCCAGGCCGCCGACGCCGCGGGCCGGCGCGTGGCCGCGGGCAAGGTGGCGCCGCTGGAAGCCACGCGCGCCCGGGTGGAGCAGGCCAATGCCGAGCTGGAGCTGGCCGAGGCCACCGGCGCGCTGCAGTCAGCGCGACAGTCGCTGGCGGCGCTGTGGGGCGACAGCGTGCCGCGCTTCGCGCAGGCACAGGGCGATCTCGATGCGCTGCCGTCGCGGCCAGCGCCGGCAGCGTTGCAGGCGGCGCTGGAAGACTCGCCGCTGCTCGAAGCCAGCCGCCTGGCGGCGGAGCGCAGCCGTGCCGAAGTGGCGGTGCAGCGCAGCCGCCAGTATCCCGACGTGACCGTGAGCCTGGGCGCCAAGCGCGACAACGAGGCCAACCGCAACATGGCGGTGCTGGGCGTGGCGATTCCGCTCCCGCTGTTCGACCGCAACCAGGGCAACCTGTACGCGGCGCTGCGCCGTGCCGACGGCGCGCAGGACGCGCACGCCGCCACGCGCGTGCGCCTGCAGGGCGAACTGCAGCAGGCCTCGACGCAGCTGTCGGTGTCGCGCGCCGCGGCGCAGACGCTGCAGGCCTCGGTGCTGCCGGCGGCCGAACAGGCCTACGCTGCCGCCTCGCGCGGGTTCGAGGCCGGCAAGTTCAATTTCCTCGACGTGCTGGATGCCCAGCGCACGCTGTTCCAGGCGCGCATCCGCTACCTGGACGTGCTGGCCCGCACCTATGACGCGGCCGCCAGCATCGACCGCATCCTCGGACACTGA
- the czcI gene encoding cation efflux protein, CzcI family gives MQRLILVLLALVLPLQFAWAGAAAYCGHEAAAAAKAHYGHHEHRHQVGSGMPEQPADPAQDKAKLNLADPDCGVCHIASLPFAPADAQDVPALRRVELAPPVPQPRFSSHSARAPDRPQWLRLA, from the coding sequence ATGCAACGCCTGATCCTCGTTCTCCTTGCGCTCGTCCTGCCGCTCCAGTTCGCCTGGGCGGGAGCCGCCGCGTATTGCGGGCACGAGGCCGCCGCGGCCGCCAAGGCCCATTACGGGCACCATGAGCACCGGCACCAGGTCGGCAGCGGCATGCCGGAGCAGCCCGCCGATCCCGCGCAGGACAAGGCCAAGCTGAACCTCGCCGATCCCGACTGCGGCGTCTGCCATATCGCCTCGCTGCCCTTCGCGCCGGCCGATGCGCAGGACGTACCCGCGCTGCGCCGGGTGGAGCTGGCGCCGCCGGTGCCCCAACCCCGCTTCTCCTCGCACAGCGCGCGGGCGCCCGACCGCCCGCAGTGGCTGCGTCTCGCTTAG